The DNA segment GATGAGCGCGCTCGCGCCCGCAAACTGCTCGCCGCCCGCCGCGAGCAGGCCGAACCCCACCATGGCGCCGACCGCGACGAAGCTGGCAAACTCGACCGCGAAGGAGGACGCCACCACCGCGCTGGTCGTCCCGATCCGCGGGGCGCCGAGCATGCGGACCAGCGGCACGCCGAGCTTGCCTGGGATGTAGCGCGCCGCCTGCGACTCGATGTGCAGCGCGATCGCCGGCCAGCGAGGGATGGGCCGGCCGGTCAGCTCCTCCAGGACAAAGGCCCAGGCGAGCCCCAGCACGACGACGCCGAGAGCGAGGGGCAGCACCGCGAGCGCCACGAACGCGGGACGGACGTCGACGGGCTCGCCGCTCTCCCACTTGCGAGCGAGATCCCGCGCAGCGAGCCCGATGAACAAGGCTACGGCGACGACCATGACCGGGCGCAGCGTCGTGCGCACCCTCGCGAGCGGGCCTCCGATCCCCTGCGGCGGGCCGGGCGGGTCGCGCGCGGGCTCGGGTGGATCCGCCGCGATCATCGGGGGCGCTGGCGGGGCGCTGGCGGGCGGGGTGCTGGTGAGGTCGACGAGCGACGCAGATCGGTCCTTCACGCGGGCCAGCGCTTCGCCACGCAGAAGACCGACGGGCCGAAGCCCGGCCGGTACCCGCGCGCGATGAGGTCGACCTCGGCGCCGAGGCCGAACCCGCTCACCCGATGGACCGGCAACCGGGCCCTCCCCTTCTTCAACCAGTCGCCGGATTCCTCGAAGTCGCGCTGAACTACCGTCGTTCCCATCCGCTCTTCACTCTGCATGCGGGGCCGGATCGCCCTGGGGGGGCGATCCGGCCGGGGGCGGCGACTCCGCTGGTTCCGCCTCGGCCGGCTCCGGGGGGGTCGGGATCTCGATCGTCAGATCGTCCACCTTGCCCGGCTCTTTCCGCGACTTCTTCGGCGGCGGCGGCGGCGGGCGCCGCTTCCGCGGCGGCGTCGTCGCGGCGGCCTTGGCCGACGGCTGCGTGGACGTGGCCGTTTCCACAGGCGGCGCCGTGACGGCCGGCTCGGGCGCTGGCTCTTGCGGCGGCGTGGGCTCTGCCGTGACGGCGGGCGGCGGCGGGGCCTCGCTCTCGGCCGCCGGCGTGCTCTGCGGCAGGCGCTGCGAGCGGACCACCTGCCACGCGACGACGCCGGCCAAGGCCACCAGCGCGAAGGCTACCAGGCGAGCGCGCCGGCGCCGACGTGAGCCGGGGTCGAACTCCGGAGGCTCGCTCTCGCGCGCCTCGTGCGCCACCCCGCTCACGCTGGACCCCTTCATCCACTGGTCCGGCGACTGGCCGGAGGGCAACGCGCGAGCCCGAGGGACGAGCGGTGGATCGAGCGGGTGCGGCGCGCGCACCGACGCGGGGGGCGCGGCGGCTGCGGCCGTCCCGGCGACCGCTCGCCTGACGTTGTCGCGGAGCTGCTCCGACGGCGGGTCCTGGCTCGGCGGCGCCTCGCGCTCCGCGGCGATCGCGTGCGGATCGGCCGCTTGTTGCGAGAGCGCGCGCGGCGTCTGCGAGGAGAGCGGCGGCTCGGCCGTGGCGCCCGGCGCGATGGGCACGCCGCTCTGGGGCGCGGTCATCGCGGGCTCGGCCGGCAGATCGGCCATGGGTTCGGCCGGCGCATGGGCCGCGGGCTCGGCCGATGCGTGGGCCGCGGGCTCGGTCGGCGCATGGGCCGCAGGCTCGGCCGGCACGCCGGCCATGGGCTCGACCGGCGCATGGGCTGCGGCTGCGGGCTCGGCCGGCGTCGCGTCTGCGCGCGGAGCGAGCGCTGCAGATGCGGCTGGCGCCGCCCCGGGCTCGTCCACGTCGGTGTCGATCGCGTCCTCTTCGAACTCGTCGATGTCGACGTCGACGAGCGAGGACGCGCTGTCCGCCGCCTTCCGGAACGTGTCGCCGGGCGCCAGCGCCGGTGCGGGCGCGCCTGGCGAGGCGTCGACGCTGTCTGCCGTCGCGGGCGACACGCTGCTCGGCTGCGCGGAGACCGGCGTTCCAGTGGCGATCGGCGTTCCGGCAGCGACCGGCGTTCCGGCAGCGACCGGCGTTTCGGCGGCGACCGGCGCTCCGGCAACGACCGGCGTTTCGGCGGCGACCGGCGCTCCGGCAACGACCAACGTTTCGGCAGCGACCGGCGGCTTCTGCGACGCGCTGTCGCTGTGCTGCGGCGGCGCCGGAGGTCGTTCGCCGGGCCGAGCCGAGGGCGGCGGCCGCTGGCTCAGCGGCGGCCGTTCGCCGACCTCGGACGAGCCCGGCGGTTGCTCGCTGATCTGAGCCAGCGACGGCGTCTGAGGCCGCACCGTAGGCCGAGGCGGCGCCGGAGGTCGCTCGGTGGCCCGCGGCGGTGCGAGAGGCCGCTCGCCGAACCGGGACGACAGCGGCGGGCGCTCGCTGAGCGGAGGCCGCTCGGTGAGCCGCGGCGGCGTCTGCGGCCGCTCGCTCGGCACCGCGGGGATCCGCGCGCTCGGCCTGGCCGACGACGGCGCGGCCGCCATGTCCGCCGGCGGCTCGCCTGATCCTCGCTCGGGCGATCGCGTCGCGGCGGCGCCCGTGGGGTCGGCCACCCGGGGGAGCGGCGGCGCCTTGGGGATCACCGAGCCCGTCGCCGGCCGCGGCGGGGCCGCCGGCGGGCGCGTGGGCGCGGCCCGGGGCGGCAGCGGCGGCGGCTGCGGCGACGGCGGCGATCTCATGCTGCTCGGAGCATCGGCCGACAGGTCGGCGGTGCGGGCGAGCGACTCCGCGAGATCGCGCGCGCTGCTGAAGCGCCGCGACGGGTCGCGGTCGCAGGCGCGCGCGAACCACGCGTCGAAGCTCGGCGGCAGCTCCGGGTTCACCCTCGACGGGACCGGGATCTCGCCGAGCGAGATCTTGATCAGCAGGTCGCCGACGCCCTCGCTGTCGAACGGGAGCTCGCCCGTCACGCACTGGTAAGCGATCACGCCGAGCGCCCAGAGATCCGCGCGGTAGTCGACCTCCCGGAGCCCCTTCACCTGCTCCGGGCTCATGTAGTGCGGCGTGCCCATGAGCGTGCCGACGCTGGTGCGCTGGGCGACCCGCTTCCCCTGCCCCTTCACCTTCGCGATGCCGAAGTCGAGGATCTTGACGATCTCGTCGTCCTCGTTCGCGCAGAGGAAAAAATTCTCCGGCTTGAGGTCGCGGTGCACGATGCCGGCCCCGTGCGCGCGGGTGAGCGCGCGCGCGACCTGCGTCACGATCTTCGACGTCTCCTGGAGCGAGAGGCGGCGCCGGCGCGCGAGCCGATCGAAGAGGTCCTCGCCCTCGAGCAGCTCCATCACGATGAACGGCTGCTCCCCGTCGATGCCGTGATCGATGATCTGCACGACGTGCGCGCTGCGCAGCTGCGCGGCGGCCGTCGCCTCGCGGCGGAACCGCTCGCGCGCGTCGTCCTGCTTCCCGAGCTCCGGATCGATGAGCTTGACCGCGACATGCGTGCCGAGCGCCAGGTGCTCGGCGACCCACACCGCCGCTTGCGCGCCCTGCCCCACGGGTCGGATGAGGCGGTAGCGCTCGCTCAGCACCTGACCAGCTGCAATAGACACGGCGGCAAAAGCCTACGTCGAGGACAACATCCGTGTCGAGTTCCTGCGTACCACCTCAGATGCCCTGCGGAACGGTTTCCTTCATCAGCTCGCGCCATTCGTCGTGGGTGAGCTCTGGATAAATGTAGTCGCCCTCGAAATTTGTATGGTGCAGGAGCAACCGGGCGACATCGACGATGGCCCGCGCGACGTCGCCGCCCTGCGCAACGCCCGCCAGGGCGTCGGTCGCTTCACGCACAGCGGCGTGCTGCTTCAGCGCCACCTGGACCTCCTCGGCGAGCCCGCGCGCCTGGAAATGCGGGAATATGGCGGTCTCTTCGTAGCGCATGTGTCGCTCCATCGGCCCACGCAGGAACGCGAGCAGGCTCGCGCGCTCGGCGCTCGCCTCGTCCGCGGAGCGCTGCGCCAGCTCGATCAGCTTCTTCGCCGTGTCGCGAGCGAGCTCTTCCTCCTGGAAGAGCTCGCTCACCATCCGGTCCAGTTCCATGAGGTGCGGGCCGTCGTAGTCCAGATCCCGTGGAGGGTCGAGCGGGGCGCTGCGCGATCCCGCGGCGGAGCAGGTCGGCTCCGTCGCGCGCGTCAGTCATGCGCGCGGGCGCGGACGATCGCGGCGAGCCGGCCGACGACGCCGCTCGCGACCATGGCGAGCACCTGCTTCTCCAGCGCCTGTCGCTCGCTCGGCCTGCCGCCGAACGAGATGTGCGAGCGGGCGGTGGGGCCGCCGACGACGCGGCCGACGACGGTGC comes from the Sorangium aterium genome and includes:
- a CDS encoding lysylphosphatidylglycerol synthase domain-containing protein, whose protein sequence is MKDRSASLVDLTSTPPASAPPAPPMIAADPPEPARDPPGPPQGIGGPLARVRTTLRPVMVVAVALFIGLAARDLARKWESGEPVDVRPAFVALAVLPLALGVVVLGLAWAFVLEELTGRPIPRWPAIALHIESQAARYIPGKLGVPLVRMLGAPRIGTTSAVVASSFAVEFASFVAVGAMVGFGLLAAGGEQFAGASALIGRWKLPLLVALGAVLVALMTVDRARAPERVRKLLAAEGRGPLMPVRLPLVHAAYWLTWAAHGACAALAVGATPGAALGGSGLFVLAPVAGFLAMATPGGIGVREALLSVGLAPAVGPAAALGAAVISRATSLAVDVGGLLLARLLCRRPPPR
- a CDS encoding serine/threonine-protein kinase, which produces MSIAAGQVLSERYRLIRPVGQGAQAAVWVAEHLALGTHVAVKLIDPELGKQDDARERFRREATAAAQLRSAHVVQIIDHGIDGEQPFIVMELLEGEDLFDRLARRRRLSLQETSKIVTQVARALTRAHGAGIVHRDLKPENFFLCANEDDEIVKILDFGIAKVKGQGKRVAQRTSVGTLMGTPHYMSPEQVKGLREVDYRADLWALGVIAYQCVTGELPFDSEGVGDLLIKISLGEIPVPSRVNPELPPSFDAWFARACDRDPSRRFSSARDLAESLARTADLSADAPSSMRSPPSPQPPPLPPRAAPTRPPAAPPRPATGSVIPKAPPLPRVADPTGAAATRSPERGSGEPPADMAAAPSSARPSARIPAVPSERPQTPPRLTERPPLSERPPLSSRFGERPLAPPRATERPPAPPRPTVRPQTPSLAQISEQPPGSSEVGERPPLSQRPPPSARPGERPPAPPQHSDSASQKPPVAAETLVVAGAPVAAETPVVAGAPVAAETPVAAGTPVAAGTPIATGTPVSAQPSSVSPATADSVDASPGAPAPALAPGDTFRKAADSASSLVDVDIDEFEEDAIDTDVDEPGAAPAASAALAPRADATPAEPAAAAHAPVEPMAGVPAEPAAHAPTEPAAHASAEPAAHAPAEPMADLPAEPAMTAPQSGVPIAPGATAEPPLSSQTPRALSQQAADPHAIAAEREAPPSQDPPSEQLRDNVRRAVAGTAAAAAPPASVRAPHPLDPPLVPRARALPSGQSPDQWMKGSSVSGVAHEARESEPPEFDPGSRRRRRARLVAFALVALAGVVAWQVVRSQRLPQSTPAAESEAPPPPAVTAEPTPPQEPAPEPAVTAPPVETATSTQPSAKAAATTPPRKRRPPPPPPKKSRKEPGKVDDLTIEIPTPPEPAEAEPAESPPPAGSPPQGDPAPHAE
- a CDS encoding hemerythrin domain-containing protein — translated: MELDRMVSELFQEEELARDTAKKLIELAQRSADEASAERASLLAFLRGPMERHMRYEETAIFPHFQARGLAEEVQVALKQHAAVREATDALAGVAQGGDVARAIVDVARLLLHHTNFEGDYIYPELTHDEWRELMKETVPQGI